In Desulfosporosinus youngiae DSM 17734, the genomic stretch AACTTGGTATTAACCAGACTTTTGTTATTGGAGAATCAAGGGGAGGTTGGATAACAATAAACCTCTCTATATATGCTCCAGAAAGAGTTAAGGGAATCGTGCTTCTAGCTCCTGTAGGAATATCCTCTCTCCTAGGGTTTATATTAAAAACTATTTTAATGATGGGATTTCATCCAACGGATTCAGAAAAAGTAAAATTTCTGCGCTGGTCTCTGGGCAATAACCCATTAGTTTGCGAACTTTTAGATGAAATTCTTATTACAAGTATGAATTGCCGTGCTAAATACTCTTGGCCTTCAAAGTTTTCTAGTAAAAAACTGAAACAAATTTCAGCCCCGACATTGTTATTTGTAAGTGGAAGTGATCCTACTTTCAACAAGCAGAAAGACATTGACCGAGCTGTTAAAATGATTCCTAATAATCAATTAGAGTTTATGGCCGCCGGAAGCCATGCGATGAATATTGAAAATCCCGATTTTGTAAACAACCGAATAATTGACTTTCTGAAAGGAATTGAAATGGCAAAGGAAAATTTCATTTGATAAAAAACAACCACAGTTTAGGAACTGATAAAGAATGAAAGGTAAAAAATGTAAAGTTTTTAATTATTATACCTGCCTATAATGAAGAAAAATTCATAGAAAGATGCCTGGATTCTATCGTAGCTGCGTCAACCCCTTATCCTGATCAGGTGGAGGTCATCGTAGTCTTGAACCGCTGTACAGATCGAACCGAAGAGATAGCCAGATCCTACGATTGCGTTATTATCAAGGAAGACAGAAAGAATATGTCTATTATCAGGAATGCCGGTGCAAAAGTTGCCCGGGGAGAGATCATCGCGACCATCGATGCTGACAGCCGGATGACAGATAACATGCTGACTGAGATCGAAGAAAAACTGCAGACAGGGAAGTATATTGGCGGGGGGGTTATGTGGAAGTTTGATAAGAGACCTTCATCATCGATATGTGCAAAATTTTCAACGACACTGGCAACATTTTTTGTGGTACTTATCTTGATTCCATTACTAATAAAGTTTAGATGCTCGTCCTGCGGAATTTTCTGGTGTTATAAGAGAGATTTTGAATCAATTAATGGCTTTAACGAGGACCAGCGTATGCTGAATTTGCTTTTCGTCTAAGAAAATGGGGCTTAAAATGTGGTAAAAAGTATGGAACAATAACGAAAGCAAAGATGGTGGTTTCGTCAAGAAAAGTGGATATGGTTGGAAAGTGGATGTTATTCAAGCATCCAAAATGGGTTCGGGCTTATTTGAAAGGGAATGTTGAGAAATATGCAGACGAGATATTTTATGATATAAGAGAGAACTTCAAAGAAAGACTCTAATTAATGGGGAGAGGGGTAAAAAAAGTGAACGAAGAAGCAGTTATTTGGCATTTAGGATTTATGTCCTTTCATGCAAGAACCTTAATCAATACTTGGCTTGTGATGGCCTCTGTCTATATATTTTGCCGGCTGGGGGTTCGTCATCTAACCAGTGGTAAGCCGGGTAAAATGCAGAACGTTTTGGAATGGCTTGTGGATTTTGTTAAAAAAATTGTCTCAGATAATATGAATTATGAACAAGGACGTCCGATTCTAAGTTATTTACTAACGTTGATCATGTTTGTTTTCTTTTCCAATATGGTAAGTGTGATCCCGAACTTAACGTTTGGCCTTTTTGAATATTTTCACATCGACTTTGCTCAATTAAACAAGATTTTTGAGGCCAAGGAGTATTTTTCAGCTGCACCCACTTCGGATATCAATGTTACTGCGGCACTTGCCTTACTAACCATCACTTTGGTACTTGTTTTAGGTGTAAAGACAAAAGGAATGCATTATTTCCATCATTTTTTTGAACCTTACAAGCCGTTCTTTATTATTCACCTGATCGACATGCTTGCCAAGCCGTTAACGCTGGCCTTTCGTCTATTTGGAAATATCTTTGCCGGTGAAATTCTCGTGAAAGTTATTTGGATGTTACCGGGAATCAGCGTTTTACCCGGGATATTACCTCAGGTAATTTGGCTGGCCTTTAGCATTTTTATTGGTGCTATTCAGGCTTACGTTTTCACTGTATTAACCACAGCTTATGTTGCTCAGGCCGTAACTCCTTCTGAACATTAATAACTTAAAATATATTCTTGTTCCAAATTGAATGGTATCAAAATCTTAGACAGGTCATAAAGTGATTTGAAAAAACTTGTCTTTCTATGACTGAATACCGGCCATTCTTAGCAATATTATCATATCCTTTTGGTTTTATTATGAATATATTTCCATTCGTCGGCTTGTTTACGGGAAATCTCTTCACAAGACTAAGTTGTCTTTGGGTTGTGCTTGTAATCTTTGCCATGTACGGAGTTTTTTCGAAATACTCTTCTAATCCCGCTTGGCATGCTTTCTTCCATCCGTTGGAAGGATTAATTAGCATTTATGATTCCTGTATCGCATTGTTTAAAACCTTAAAAACCGGTAGCGTTACATGGCGGGGCACTGAATATCCAGTGGAAACTTTAAAACGGAATGTTGTCTAAATTCTAAGAGTTCGCTAATATTCTCCAAAGGGAGGAATATTTGGGAAAGACGTGGAATGTAAGGTGATAAGTAGTTTGGGTTTGTATTACCCTAAATTAGATGAGGTGGCCGTGAAACATATAATCAAACTTCTTTTTCTTATCTACATAATTGTTTTATTCGCTATACAAGGTGATGTGCCGGACAGGGCAGTGCTGGTTTTTATTCTCATGATAGGTGTTAATGTATTTAAAGAAAGATTTTATGATACTGTCTATGCCACGCTAGCTTCGTTTATCCTGATCTGTATAGCTATCTGGCTGGACAGAAATTTTACTTTCCTGCTCTGTATTCCTATATTTGATTTCATATATCAAAAGAGATATCTTGGTGTCTTTCCGGTGGCCATTATGGGCCTATATTTCACCCCGGAATCAGAATTTCCCTCATTGATTTTGATCATGAGTCTATGCGGAATCCTGGCCTTGGTAATGGAAAAAGCAAAAGCTAAGGAATCAGACTATAAGAATAAGTTTGACGAGGAAAGACGATTAAGGTACGAGCTTGAGCTGACAAAAGTTAAACTGCTCAATTCGGCAAAAGATATTGCCCATCTTACCGAGGTCAGTGAAAGAAATAGGATCGCCAGGGAAATCCACGACAATGTTGGTCATGGTATCGCCGGTATTCTTATCCAATTACAGGCGGCTGATAAGCTCTTTGACCGAAATGAGAAAAAATCTAAAGAAGTCCTGAAAAAATCCATCGAAAACCTTTCTGATGCTTTGACTTTGCTGCGAAATACTGTTCACAATATAAAACCCCAAGAGACTCTGGGGGTAGAATATATAAAAAGCGTTATTAATAACTTTGGTTTTTGCCCAATTGAGCTTAAGTTTTATGGGGATTTTGGTCTTCTTGCTTCAAGTCAATTAGAGATCCTAGGATTGATTGTTAAAGAGGCTCTTACCAACGCCGCCAAGCACTCTAAGGCAACTAAGGTTGATATCACAATTGATATCAATGAAAAATATACAAGGTTATATATTAAAGACAACGGGGTAGGCTATGTTGAATTAAAGGAAGGGTTAGGTATAAGCGGGATGCGGGAAAGAGTCCTGAATTTAGGGGGGACTATTTCTATTAGTTCGAATAATGGCTTCTTGATAGTATGCCTTTTACCGATGGCTAATCAGGAAGGGTGTGATGTAGTTTGAAAGTTCTTATTGTAGATGATGATGCTTTAATCAGAGAAGGATTGAAGATACTCTTGGAGATTGAAGATGATTTCCAAGTTGTAGGCACAGCAAGTAACGGGCATGAAGCATTGGAAATGTGCCGTAAAGAAAAACCGGAGCTTGTTCTAATGGATATCAGGATGCCTGTAATGGATGGAGTTTTAGGTACCAAGCTAATTAAAAGTCAATTCCGGGAAATCAAAATTGTGATTCTTACAACCTTTAAAGATGATGAGTATATAAAAGAAGCCTTAAAAAGCGGAGCGGAAGGATACATCCTTAAAAATCAACCGGCAGACAGTATAATCGAAAGCCTACGGACTGTTGGTAAAGGTAATATTGTTTTAGAGCGAGAAGTAGCCAATACTCTTTCTTCCATGCTTAAGGAAAGTAAAAAGGCTACTCCCGAACGTCTTAATATTTCGCCACGTGAATTTGAGATATTAAAATTGGTAGGAGAGGGTCTATCAAATAGGGAAATTGCTGAAAGCCTTAACATAAGTGAAGGTACAACTAGAAATTATGTCACGGGCTTGCTGGAGAAACTTGGCTTTAGGGACAGAACCCAGCTTGCAATTTTCTTTATCAGAAATTGTGAATAGTATTTTTGGTATAAGCTGTTTGTTAGTATAGATTCCAGTTCTTATAAAGCAGAAAAGGATCAGTCAATGTAAAATCCTTAATGTTAACAGTATTTTGGGAAATATAGTTATCTGTAAATATTCCAAAATAGATAAGAGGACTCTTTCATGCGGGTGAAAGAGTCCTTTTATCTATCAGCTAAAAACAATATATTATGGTATAAAGAAAAATAAGTTTTTGGTTATAGTAATTGGATTGCCATCAGTGACAAGTCGAATAGCCGATGGAGAGGAAGATGGGCTTGTCTTCTGCTTTACTTTGGCAAAGGCCTCATTGCCCCAAGGATACCAATCCATGGGGTTATGGGCGTGCTGGAGGAGGTAGCAAGATGTTTCTTATACCATGTATTTTGCCATTAAAAGCTATTCCTATATATAAATTTCCGATTTATAAACATCTGATTGGCTCCTTGAAATCTTACATTTCTTTTTGATATTTGACCGCAAAGTAAGTTGATATTAAATAATATGAAAGGAAAATCCCAACGGTAATTCCAAATAGCCATAATGGATAATCAAATAAAAGCATAACATATGCTAATCCTATAATAAACCACTGGATAATATCAGCCGATTTTGCCTTTGCTCTATTCTGAATTATTTTATTGCGTTCATCATTAAAATCAATTTCAAACTGTTTCTTAATTTCAGGGTGTTTTTGCTGGAAGTATTTCGTATATAAATAAAAAAGACTGCTACCAACTAATGATAATCCAATCCCAATCAAGACTGCTGAAATATTTTTATATTCTGCCCAAAACAAAAAACTTGCACCGATCAGCCCCATTCCCAATAAAAGTTTAAAGACATAAAATGACGTTTTCTTTAGCATTATTATTCCTCCTCATAAATGAAAATTTCTTCGATTGACATATTAAAATATCGTGCTATTTTAAATGCTAATATGATCGATGGATTGTATCGACCATTCTCTAAAGAGCCAATCGTCTGTCTAGATACTTCTAAAGCAGCCGCCAATTCTTCTTGTTTAGTTCCTCGCTGCTTTCGAATTTCTTCTAATCTATTTTTCAAAAATTACATCCCTTTCTTTATTTATGGAAAGCATGCTTTACATCAAAAAGATAACACTTATTAATTTTTTTGTCAAGCTAACTTTCCATTTGGCTAAAAAGTAATAAGGATTTTTTGTAATACCCTATCAAT encodes the following:
- a CDS encoding sensor histidine kinase, which gives rise to MKHIIKLLFLIYIIVLFAIQGDVPDRAVLVFILMIGVNVFKERFYDTVYATLASFILICIAIWLDRNFTFLLCIPIFDFIYQKRYLGVFPVAIMGLYFTPESEFPSLILIMSLCGILALVMEKAKAKESDYKNKFDEERRLRYELELTKVKLLNSAKDIAHLTEVSERNRIAREIHDNVGHGIAGILIQLQAADKLFDRNEKKSKEVLKKSIENLSDALTLLRNTVHNIKPQETLGVEYIKSVINNFGFCPIELKFYGDFGLLASSQLEILGLIVKEALTNAAKHSKATKVDITIDINEKYTRLYIKDNGVGYVELKEGLGISGMRERVLNLGGTISISSNNGFLIVCLLPMANQEGCDVV
- a CDS encoding glycosyltransferase family 2 protein gives rise to the protein MVAASTPYPDQVEVIVVLNRCTDRTEEIARSYDCVIIKEDRKNMSIIRNAGAKVARGEIIATIDADSRMTDNMLTEIEEKLQTGKYIGGGVMWKFDKRPSSSICAKFSTTLATFFVVLILIPLLIKFRCSSCGIFWCYKRDFESINGFNEDQRMLNLLFV
- a CDS encoding response regulator transcription factor, with translation MKVLIVDDDALIREGLKILLEIEDDFQVVGTASNGHEALEMCRKEKPELVLMDIRMPVMDGVLGTKLIKSQFREIKIVILTTFKDDEYIKEALKSGAEGYILKNQPADSIIESLRTVGKGNIVLEREVANTLSSMLKESKKATPERLNISPREFEILKLVGEGLSNREIAESLNISEGTTRNYVTGLLEKLGFRDRTQLAIFFIRNCE
- the atpB gene encoding F0F1 ATP synthase subunit A; its protein translation is MGRGVKKVNEEAVIWHLGFMSFHARTLINTWLVMASVYIFCRLGVRHLTSGKPGKMQNVLEWLVDFVKKIVSDNMNYEQGRPILSYLLTLIMFVFFSNMVSVIPNLTFGLFEYFHIDFAQLNKIFEAKEYFSAAPTSDINVTAALALLTITLVLVLGVKTKGMHYFHHFFEPYKPFFIIHLIDMLAKPLTLAFRLFGNIFAGEILVKVIWMLPGISVLPGILPQVIWLAFSIFIGAIQAYVFTVLTTAYVAQAVTPSEH
- a CDS encoding alpha/beta fold hydrolase → MAKISSIYVNPKNKAKIMSIYNKHLSQWPVPYESLDVPTRYGRTHIIASGPKEGPPIVLLHGQGGTATMWLPNILALSRDYRTYAIDTIGDLGKSELDDLNIYPKNGRNYSEWLGDVFNELGINQTFVIGESRGGWITINLSIYAPERVKGIVLLAPVGISSLLGFILKTILMMGFHPTDSEKVKFLRWSLGNNPLVCELLDEILITSMNCRAKYSWPSKFSSKKLKQISAPTLLFVSGSDPTFNKQKDIDRAVKMIPNNQLEFMAAGSHAMNIENPDFVNNRIIDFLKGIEMAKENFI
- a CDS encoding helix-turn-helix transcriptional regulator — encoded protein: MKNRLEEIRKQRGTKQEELAAALEVSRQTIGSLENGRYNPSIILAFKIARYFNMSIEEIFIYEEE